A single genomic interval of uncultured Pseudodesulfovibrio sp. harbors:
- a CDS encoding deoxyribodipyrimidine photo-lyase: MLINQKRIHQLNNGQASSGPVIYWMSREQRVHDNWGLLHARNLAGNDQPLIVVFCLATSFLGATLRHYDFMLKGLQEVERELRAYDIPFSVLMGDPAITLPEFSSLSKAGAVVTDFDPLRIKQGWQREVGAKLSIPLIEVDGHNVIPARVVSTKQEYAARTIRPKIHKVSGEFLEDFPVLQPNRVPVRSFDPVDWTAVSRALDFDESVSMVDLAPGPEAANEVLSDFVQNRLYGYARKRNDPNEEGTSRLSAYFHFGQLAPQRAALAVASSGKGEDQEAYLEELIVRRELSDNFCLHNSHYDSLQGAAPWALKTLDEHRNDPREYTYTYEQFERADTHSALWNAAQNQLLKTGFMHGYLRMFWAKKILEWSNSPEEAHAIALKLNDRYQMDGRDPNGYVGVLWSVGGLHDRAWKTRPVYGSIRYMNERGCRRKFDVDSFCRQWL, translated from the coding sequence ATGCTCATCAATCAGAAAAGAATCCACCAACTGAACAACGGGCAGGCCTCTTCCGGCCCCGTCATCTACTGGATGAGTCGTGAGCAGCGAGTTCATGACAACTGGGGGTTGCTCCACGCAAGGAATCTGGCCGGAAACGACCAGCCCTTGATTGTCGTCTTTTGTTTGGCAACCTCTTTTCTCGGGGCCACTTTGCGGCACTATGATTTCATGCTCAAAGGGCTTCAGGAGGTCGAGCGGGAACTGAGAGCGTATGACATCCCATTCTCGGTCTTAATGGGGGACCCGGCGATCACTTTGCCCGAGTTCTCTTCTCTGTCCAAAGCGGGAGCGGTCGTCACGGATTTCGATCCGCTGAGAATCAAGCAGGGTTGGCAGCGTGAAGTCGGGGCGAAACTGAGCATACCTCTCATTGAAGTCGATGGGCATAACGTGATCCCTGCCCGGGTCGTCTCCACGAAGCAGGAGTATGCAGCCCGGACAATCCGTCCCAAGATACACAAGGTGAGTGGGGAATTTCTGGAGGACTTTCCTGTGTTACAGCCGAATCGAGTTCCGGTCCGGTCATTTGATCCCGTGGACTGGACTGCTGTGAGCAGGGCTCTTGATTTTGACGAGAGCGTTTCGATGGTAGACTTGGCCCCCGGCCCTGAAGCGGCAAACGAGGTTTTGTCGGACTTTGTGCAGAACCGGTTGTATGGGTATGCCCGCAAGAGGAATGACCCCAATGAAGAAGGCACCTCTCGATTGTCTGCCTATTTCCATTTCGGGCAGCTTGCACCACAAAGAGCCGCATTGGCGGTTGCTTCATCCGGCAAGGGCGAGGATCAGGAGGCCTACCTCGAAGAATTGATTGTTCGTCGGGAGTTGTCCGATAATTTCTGCCTGCACAACTCCCACTATGATTCGCTACAGGGTGCTGCCCCGTGGGCACTGAAAACACTTGATGAGCATCGTAACGACCCCCGGGAGTATACTTACACCTATGAGCAGTTCGAAAGGGCCGATACGCATTCAGCCCTTTGGAACGCCGCACAGAACCAGCTTCTCAAAACAGGTTTCATGCATGGATATCTCCGAATGTTTTGGGCAAAAAAAATCTTGGAGTGGTCGAACTCTCCGGAAGAGGCGCATGCAATCGCTCTGAAACTCAATGACCGGTACCAGATGGATGGACGTGATCCCAATGGATACGTCGGCGTTTTGTGGTCAGTGGGCGGGCTGCATGATCGGGCGTGGAAAACCCGCCCGGTATATGGCTCTATCCGCTACATGAACGAAAGGGGCTGTAGACGAAAATTCGATGTGGATTCTTTTTGTAGACAGTGGCTGTGA
- a CDS encoding tetratricopeptide repeat protein, with amino-acid sequence MTVFRYLSAALIPLLVIIAAWGLALPEINGSTKAAARAGDPVAQYEVARMYFEGIGVEQDTAEAIKWATKAAEQGEPYAQFTLGLMYMRGQDVPMDDARGFELVKAAAEQDHPQAQGVMALIYGKGIGVPQDRDQFLYWVKRASDNGDPVSQFNLAILYLTGNMVDKDVEAARDVLTKSADQGYIEAQATLGELIMAGIVGTPDPIEACKWFAIAGTQGHPKANNLLMTLSKTMSTKQKREAARQARQWMDLHSWE; translated from the coding sequence ATGACCGTTTTCAGATACCTGTCCGCCGCCCTGATTCCGCTTCTCGTCATCATTGCCGCATGGGGACTCGCCCTGCCGGAAATCAACGGCTCGACCAAGGCCGCTGCCCGCGCCGGTGATCCGGTGGCGCAGTACGAAGTCGCCCGCATGTATTTCGAAGGCATCGGAGTGGAACAGGATACCGCCGAAGCGATCAAGTGGGCGACCAAGGCCGCAGAACAGGGCGAACCCTATGCCCAGTTCACCCTCGGCCTGATGTACATGCGCGGGCAGGACGTTCCCATGGACGACGCACGCGGCTTCGAGCTGGTCAAGGCCGCCGCCGAGCAGGATCACCCACAGGCGCAAGGCGTCATGGCCCTGATCTACGGCAAAGGCATCGGCGTGCCGCAGGACAGGGACCAGTTCCTCTATTGGGTGAAACGGGCGTCTGACAACGGCGATCCGGTCAGCCAGTTCAATCTCGCGATCCTGTATCTTACCGGCAACATGGTGGACAAGGATGTCGAGGCGGCGCGCGACGTACTCACGAAATCAGCGGATCAGGGCTACATCGAGGCGCAGGCCACGCTGGGCGAACTGATCATGGCGGGCATCGTGGGCACGCCCGATCCCATCGAGGCCTGCAAGTGGTTCGCCATTGCCGGGACACAGGGCCATCCCAAGGCCAACAACCTGCTCATGACCCTTTCCAAGACCATGTCCACGAAACAGAAACGAGAAGCTGCCAGACAGGCACGGCAGTGGATGGACCTGCACAGCTGGGAATAG
- a CDS encoding TAXI family TRAP transporter solute-binding subunit produces MKLLKSHVTTSVAVYGGAVILLLAAIWTAYQYVDPAPPKKVTIAAGSRSGAYYQNALKYAKIFAEQGVELEILETKGSMDNLARMSAPDSTVGAAFMQGGIAEHDEHPDLRSLGSLYYEPLWVFHRKGLKIKALPELKGLKVAIGPKGSGTNDLITNILDENGVEPDNADLIETPTSDTVRHLLDGTVDVMFLISGIHSDTIHALSAPNSGVHLMSFTRAEAYSRSHRYLTQLTLPRGAINLADDIPSTNVNMLAPTANLVVQEDLHPALKFLFLLAARQVHSKGDIFAQPGTFPNQDALLFPLAEEAESFYKNGPPLLMRYLPYSLAITAERLKILLIPLLTLLYPLFKFTPPAYRWQIRRRIFKWYKHLKQIDIEAYDITTHADAQKMIARLETMDREVLNTSVPLSYTDYIYSLRIHISLIRARLEKLDEEITA; encoded by the coding sequence ATGAAACTCCTCAAATCCCATGTCACAACGTCGGTCGCCGTCTATGGCGGCGCAGTCATCCTGCTCCTCGCGGCCATCTGGACCGCGTATCAGTATGTGGACCCGGCACCGCCGAAAAAAGTGACCATCGCGGCGGGCAGCCGAAGCGGCGCGTATTACCAGAACGCCCTGAAGTACGCCAAGATCTTCGCGGAACAGGGAGTGGAGCTTGAAATCCTCGAAACCAAAGGGTCCATGGACAACCTCGCCCGGATGTCCGCGCCGGATTCCACCGTGGGCGCGGCTTTCATGCAGGGCGGCATAGCCGAACACGATGAACACCCCGACCTCCGCAGTCTAGGCAGCCTGTATTACGAACCGCTCTGGGTCTTTCACCGCAAAGGGCTGAAAATCAAGGCCCTGCCCGAACTCAAGGGACTCAAGGTCGCCATCGGCCCGAAAGGGAGCGGCACCAATGACCTGATTACGAACATTCTCGATGAAAACGGCGTGGAGCCGGACAACGCCGACCTGATCGAGACACCGACCAGCGACACCGTCCGCCACCTGCTCGACGGGACCGTCGACGTCATGTTCCTCATCTCCGGCATCCACTCCGACACCATTCATGCCCTGAGCGCACCGAACTCCGGCGTTCACCTGATGTCTTTCACCCGCGCCGAGGCGTATTCCCGGTCCCATAGATACCTGACACAGCTGACCCTGCCGCGCGGCGCCATCAACCTTGCGGACGACATCCCGTCCACCAACGTGAACATGCTGGCTCCCACCGCCAACCTCGTGGTTCAGGAAGACCTGCACCCGGCCCTCAAATTCCTGTTCCTGCTGGCGGCAAGGCAGGTCCACTCCAAGGGTGACATCTTTGCCCAGCCCGGAACCTTTCCCAATCAGGACGCCCTGCTCTTTCCGCTGGCCGAGGAAGCCGAGAGCTTCTACAAAAACGGCCCGCCCCTGCTCATGCGTTACCTGCCGTACAGCCTCGCCATCACAGCCGAACGGCTCAAGATCCTGCTCATCCCGCTGCTGACGCTGCTCTATCCGCTGTTCAAGTTCACGCCCCCGGCCTACCGCTGGCAGATCAGGCGGCGCATCTTCAAGTGGTACAAGCACCTCAAGCAGATCGATATCGAGGCCTACGACATCACCACCCATGCCGACGCCCAAAAGATGATAGCCCGTCTGGAAACCATGGACCGCGAGGTACTCAACACCTCGGTCCCGCTCTCCTACACGGACTACATCTATTCCCTGAGAATCCACATCAGCCTGATACGGGCCCGATTGGAAAAACTGGATGAAGAGATAACGGCGTAA
- a CDS encoding lysozyme inhibitor LprI family protein, producing MRLRFLTGNRVWLGLLLCLAISFSALAQPSSSENDPFFNCSMAEVDQEMAATLDMIKVEYADYPLFLTRLEEAQLAWEAYRDAFLLSLYPEPDVRLKYGRVFDACWCSNYTAKTKERIKELQRWLDKVEEGDVCSGSVRFK from the coding sequence ATGAGGTTGAGATTTTTAACAGGAAATAGAGTCTGGCTTGGTCTACTGCTCTGCCTTGCCATTTCTTTTAGTGCTTTGGCGCAACCCTCTTCGTCGGAAAATGATCCTTTTTTTAATTGCAGTATGGCCGAAGTAGATCAGGAGATGGCCGCCACACTTGACATGATTAAAGTTGAATACGCTGATTATCCTCTTTTTTTAACGAGATTGGAGGAGGCGCAATTAGCTTGGGAAGCATACAGAGATGCCTTTCTCTTGTCTTTGTATCCTGAGCCGGATGTCCGGTTGAAATATGGCAGGGTCTTTGATGCTTGCTGGTGTTCAAATTACACTGCCAAAACTAAAGAGCGCATTAAAGAACTCCAGAGATGGTTAGACAAAGTAGAAGAAGGAGACGTCTGTTCCGGTAGCGTCCGATTTAAATAA
- a CDS encoding lysozyme — protein MPYDKDGAKNCTIGYGHLLHRGACTKEDYEKYTDGWSRKQAQEVFENDVTEHEKIIKKHVKVNLSQGEYDALVHFVFNVGEPGFKTSTLLKKLNDGNYEGVPDEMRRWNKGTVDGQRQVIEGLKNRREDEVEIFNRK, from the coding sequence ATGCCATACGACAAGGATGGGGCAAAGAACTGCACGATAGGGTATGGGCATTTGTTACATCGTGGGGCCTGTACGAAAGAAGATTACGAGAAGTATACGGATGGGTGGTCGAGGAAGCAGGCTCAGGAAGTTTTTGAAAATGACGTCACGGAACATGAGAAAATTATTAAAAAACATGTCAAAGTGAACCTGTCTCAGGGCGAATACGATGCCTTGGTTCATTTTGTGTTCAATGTCGGTGAGCCTGGATTTAAGACATCAACTTTGTTAAAGAAATTGAATGATGGAAATTATGAAGGGGTTCCGGATGAGATGAGGCGGTGGAATAAAGGAACTGTTGATGGGCAAAGACAGGTTATTGAAGGACTGAAAAACAGAAGAGAGGATGAGGTTGAGATTTTTAACAGGAAATAG
- a CDS encoding thermonuclease family protein has protein sequence MSIRNAFLISTLLLVLCILPVSGYAESARFLTVIDGDSLLVEYQGRSREVRLIGVDCPEWGQEYGTEAKSHALTFCYGKQVRLEFDKSRKDRYGRMLAYVYCGDTMLNEEMVRAGLALAVKYKPNTKYHSRFKRAEKDARLKRRGFWLHGGLKQTPSQWRKRH, from the coding sequence ATGTCAATTCGCAATGCATTTCTCATATCCACCCTGCTGCTCGTCCTGTGTATCCTTCCCGTTTCAGGCTACGCCGAAAGCGCCCGTTTCCTGACTGTTATTGATGGCGACTCGCTCCTTGTGGAATATCAGGGACGTTCCCGCGAGGTGCGTCTTATCGGCGTTGACTGTCCGGAATGGGGGCAGGAATACGGAACCGAGGCCAAGTCCCATGCCCTGACGTTCTGCTACGGCAAACAGGTGCGGCTTGAATTCGACAAGTCCCGAAAGGACCGCTACGGCCGCATGCTCGCCTACGTCTATTGCGGCGATACCATGTTGAACGAAGAGATGGTCCGCGCCGGTCTCGCCCTTGCCGTCAAGTACAAGCCCAACACGAAATATCACAGCCGGTTCAAGCGCGCAGAAAAAGATGCCCGCCTGAAACGCCGCGGCTTCTGGCTTCACGGTGGCCTCAAGCAGACCCCGTCACAGTGGCGGAAGCGGCATTAG
- a CDS encoding MBL fold metallo-hydrolase, with the protein MELTFLVDNNSLVGNYFLAEPGLSMLIEDDGLRVLFDAGYTDAFLINARRMGIDMLHLDRIVLSHGHFDHTWGLDALIRHHFESVSQKMDVTRPELVAHPHAVTSKSGRERAETGMLMSEDKLARHYPLTLTREPVQLTERLVVLGEIERVLDFDQPAPFGDRHDPEGSIKDPLVDDTAMAYVSDQGLIVIAGCAHSGICNTVEQAKRVTGVDNVHTVLGGFHLQDAKPERLDPTTDYLAALELESLYCCHCTDLAAKIALARKCPVKEVGSGLKLSF; encoded by the coding sequence ATGGAACTCACTTTTCTCGTGGATAACAACTCTCTGGTCGGCAACTACTTTCTCGCTGAACCCGGCCTGTCCATGCTCATAGAGGACGACGGCCTCCGCGTGCTGTTCGACGCGGGCTACACCGACGCCTTCCTGATCAATGCCCGACGCATGGGCATCGACATGCTCCATCTGGACCGGATCGTGCTTTCTCACGGCCACTTCGACCACACATGGGGACTGGACGCCCTCATCCGCCACCACTTTGAATCCGTTTCCCAGAAAATGGACGTCACCCGTCCCGAACTGGTGGCGCATCCGCACGCCGTCACGAGCAAGAGCGGCAGAGAACGGGCCGAGACCGGCATGCTCATGTCCGAAGACAAACTCGCACGCCACTACCCGCTGACCCTGACCCGCGAACCGGTCCAGCTCACCGAACGCCTTGTCGTACTCGGCGAGATCGAACGCGTGCTGGACTTTGACCAGCCCGCTCCCTTTGGTGACCGCCACGACCCGGAAGGAAGCATCAAGGACCCGCTCGTGGATGATACGGCCATGGCCTACGTCAGCGATCAGGGACTTATCGTCATTGCGGGCTGTGCCCACAGCGGCATATGCAACACCGTGGAACAGGCTAAACGCGTCACCGGCGTGGACAACGTACACACCGTGCTCGGCGGTTTCCACCTGCAAGACGCCAAGCCCGAACGCCTCGACCCGACCACCGACTATCTGGCCGCGCTCGAACTGGAATCGCTTTACTGCTGCCACTGCACCGACCTTGCCGCCAAGATCGCGCTGGCCCGCAAATGCCCGGTCAAGGAAGTCGGGTCAGGCCTGAAGCTGTCGTTCTAG
- a CDS encoding phage capsid protein: MSTTIDQSFVSEYASKVKQTYQQRGSKLRNTVRLQTGVEGSKCVFQKIGKGTAGKKTRHGNVPLMNLNHSSVSCTLSDWYAAEYVDKLDELKEKHDEKQVATDAGAWALGRKIDELLIDQLGSAENVIAEDASGLSKDKVLKAFGTLNANDVADDGHRFAVVGPHQWNELLNIQEFKSSDYVGPEYSWLQGTESRTWLGITWMFHTGLPLVDGARSCYIYHRNALGLAEGQDVKAFVDWVPEKAAHLVDHMLSAGACLIDPDGVIEIKCDDDAVIV; this comes from the coding sequence ATGTCCACAACCATCGATCAGTCATTTGTCAGTGAATACGCTTCCAAGGTGAAGCAGACCTATCAGCAGCGCGGCTCCAAGTTGCGTAACACCGTCCGCCTCCAGACCGGGGTGGAAGGTTCCAAGTGCGTGTTTCAGAAAATCGGCAAGGGGACCGCAGGCAAGAAGACCCGCCACGGCAATGTCCCGCTCATGAACCTCAACCATTCCAGCGTGTCCTGCACGCTCTCGGATTGGTATGCCGCAGAGTACGTGGACAAACTCGACGAACTCAAGGAGAAGCACGACGAGAAGCAGGTGGCCACCGATGCCGGCGCATGGGCGCTGGGCCGCAAGATCGACGAGCTGCTTATCGATCAGCTCGGTTCGGCTGAAAATGTCATTGCCGAAGATGCCAGCGGCCTGAGCAAGGATAAGGTTCTCAAGGCGTTCGGTACGCTCAATGCCAATGACGTGGCAGACGATGGCCATCGTTTCGCCGTGGTCGGTCCGCATCAGTGGAATGAGCTGCTGAACATTCAGGAGTTCAAATCCAGCGACTATGTCGGTCCCGAATACTCCTGGCTTCAGGGCACGGAATCCCGTACCTGGCTCGGCATCACATGGATGTTTCACACCGGCCTGCCCCTCGTTGATGGGGCGCGCTCCTGCTACATCTACCACCGCAACGCGCTTGGTCTGGCCGAAGGTCAGGACGTCAAGGCGTTCGTGGACTGGGTGCCGGAAAAGGCCGCCCATCTCGTGGACCACATGCTGTCCGCAGGCGCGTGTCTCATCGACCCGGACGGCGTCATCGAGATCAAGTGCGACGACGACGCGGTCATCGTCTAG
- a CDS encoding asparaginase, with protein sequence MSKTGEIVVFFTGGTIGMSPAEGVHGVAPGGNFEKLLNQLAPQEEGITLRPVPWSDKPSPHMTPSDMFRLAKEVEAALQESTVLGAVVLHGTDVLAESAYMCDIVINSDKPVVLTGSMRYYSESGYDGIRNLINGVRACLLPIPPGTGACVLMTDRIFAAREAVKVNSLNVDAFESREAGIVGYVAGESVILAGCPLSNSPRRKISPDSIEPNVALITSYTGMDRSIIDHVKSHGVKGLVIEGFGAGNVPPGIVPALEECMESGIPVVLATRCIEGGVWPVYGYPGGGADLEDRGVILCGRLGGPKARVRLMCALGLTGDLEEIRDMFEDA encoded by the coding sequence GTGTCTAAAACTGGCGAAATAGTTGTATTCTTTACTGGTGGGACCATTGGAATGTCTCCGGCAGAGGGTGTGCACGGCGTTGCCCCGGGCGGTAACTTCGAGAAGCTCCTCAACCAGCTTGCACCGCAAGAGGAAGGCATCACCTTGCGGCCTGTTCCGTGGTCTGACAAGCCGAGTCCGCACATGACGCCCAGTGACATGTTCCGGCTTGCCAAGGAGGTGGAGGCCGCCTTGCAGGAATCCACCGTGCTGGGGGCGGTTGTGCTGCATGGCACGGACGTGTTGGCCGAGTCCGCCTACATGTGCGACATCGTCATCAACTCCGACAAACCCGTGGTTCTGACCGGCAGCATGCGGTATTATTCCGAGTCCGGTTACGACGGCATTCGCAACCTCATCAACGGGGTTCGTGCCTGTCTGCTTCCCATCCCTCCCGGCACCGGAGCCTGTGTACTCATGACCGACCGCATCTTCGCGGCCCGTGAAGCGGTCAAGGTCAACTCCCTCAATGTCGATGCCTTCGAATCCCGTGAGGCGGGTATCGTCGGTTACGTGGCGGGCGAGTCCGTCATCCTTGCCGGGTGTCCTCTTTCCAACTCCCCGCGGCGGAAAATAAGCCCGGATTCCATTGAGCCGAACGTCGCGCTTATTACGTCATATACGGGAATGGACCGGTCAATTATCGATCATGTGAAAAGTCATGGAGTCAAGGGTCTTGTGATTGAAGGCTTTGGGGCAGGCAATGTGCCTCCCGGTATTGTTCCGGCTCTTGAGGAATGCATGGAATCGGGCATCCCTGTGGTCCTTGCTACGAGGTGCATCGAGGGCGGTGTCTGGCCTGTGTACGGCTATCCCGGCGGCGGGGCGGACCTTGAGGATCGCGGGGTGATTCTGTGCGGACGGCTCGGCGGTCCCAAGGCGCGTGTGCGTCTGATGTGCGCGCTTGGGTTGACCGGTGATCTGGAAGAGATTCGAGATATGTTTGAAGATGCGTAG
- a CDS encoding DsbA family protein has protein sequence MGTGIVDSLTKEFDIEDIWIPHEIHPEIPTEGQSVTDRFSRFDVDQIVATCRQRGEPYGLEFGDLDMLTNTRLALEAAEFARSKRAYHAMHSELFKCYFREGQNLGDRQVVLAAAEQCGLDADELEAALDEGVFADKVKQGSVEAKRLGVTAIPAFFIEGLSPITGAVSEDLFREALASLREK, from the coding sequence ATCGGCACGGGAATTGTCGATAGTCTCACAAAGGAATTTGATATCGAAGACATTTGGATTCCACATGAAATTCATCCTGAGATTCCAACGGAAGGGCAATCGGTAACTGATCGATTCTCGCGATTTGACGTGGACCAGATCGTTGCCACTTGTCGTCAGCGAGGCGAACCGTACGGGCTGGAATTCGGTGATCTGGATATGCTCACCAACACCCGGCTTGCCCTTGAGGCGGCGGAGTTCGCGCGGAGCAAGCGTGCGTATCATGCGATGCACAGTGAATTGTTCAAGTGTTACTTCAGAGAAGGGCAGAATCTTGGCGACAGACAGGTCGTTCTGGCTGCGGCAGAGCAGTGCGGGCTTGATGCCGATGAGTTGGAAGCGGCACTCGATGAGGGTGTTTTTGCCGATAAGGTGAAGCAGGGGAGTGTCGAGGCGAAGCGACTCGGCGTCACTGCCATTCCCGCGTTTTTTATTGAGGGACTTTCGCCGATAACCGGGGCGGTTTCGGAAGACCTGTTCCGTGAGGCGCTGGCGTCTCTTAGGGAAAAGTGA
- a CDS encoding peptidase U32 family protein: MTANAFIPELLVPAGDMEKLETAILYGADAVYFGGDSLNLRAGAGGFSEEGLATAIERARAAGVKAYFTLNVYPRESMMPQVREYIKLLGRLKPDAVIAADPGIIRLLRRELPEMPVHVSTQANTSNSESVRFWRECGARRVNVARELRSQELMEMLAITRKKMPNMEIEVFIHGAQCMAVSGRCYMSALLNDRPGNLGQCSHPCRYEYRPTTVTFEERTRPGEQLWEIQDYTPEGAEEFTFDTVEEEFVFEPLGDDAPAQQAPADPALTLAAESGGWTKFFAAQDLCLLHYLEWFSRMKVASVKLEGRTKSSAYLAQVVDAYKTALTDITKGEFKPEKYLSELVNAASRPLTTGFFDPDRRGAIALPPDESEKRPVLARVLEPVDEGKWLVQTKARWTTEQDIELLIPGLVRPRISPEDYGVENEQGVGLDVSHPGQRAVLICDHPELKPGMFVRKPWDLDDLD; this comes from the coding sequence ATGACTGCCAACGCATTTATACCTGAACTGCTCGTCCCGGCAGGGGACATGGAAAAACTCGAAACCGCCATCCTGTATGGCGCGGACGCCGTCTATTTCGGCGGGGACAGCCTCAACCTGCGCGCAGGTGCTGGCGGATTCTCCGAGGAAGGACTCGCCACGGCCATAGAGCGCGCCCGTGCTGCCGGAGTCAAGGCCTACTTCACGCTCAACGTCTACCCGCGTGAAAGTATGATGCCGCAGGTACGCGAGTACATCAAACTTCTCGGCAGATTGAAGCCGGATGCCGTCATTGCCGCAGATCCCGGCATCATCCGTCTGTTGCGGCGTGAACTCCCGGAAATGCCGGTCCATGTCTCGACCCAGGCCAACACGTCCAACTCCGAATCCGTCCGCTTCTGGCGCGAATGCGGTGCCCGCCGCGTGAACGTGGCCCGCGAACTGCGCTCGCAGGAACTCATGGAGATGCTGGCCATCACCCGCAAGAAGATGCCGAACATGGAGATCGAGGTGTTCATTCACGGGGCGCAGTGCATGGCTGTCTCAGGCCGCTGCTACATGTCCGCACTGCTCAACGACCGCCCCGGCAATCTCGGCCAGTGTTCCCACCCCTGCCGCTACGAATACCGCCCCACCACCGTCACATTCGAAGAGCGCACCCGCCCCGGCGAACAACTCTGGGAAATTCAAGACTACACCCCCGAGGGTGCCGAAGAATTCACATTCGACACCGTAGAAGAGGAATTCGTTTTCGAACCGCTCGGCGACGACGCTCCTGCTCAGCAGGCTCCGGCCGACCCGGCCCTGACACTTGCCGCAGAGTCCGGAGGCTGGACCAAATTCTTTGCCGCGCAGGACCTCTGCCTGCTCCATTACCTTGAATGGTTTTCCCGCATGAAGGTCGCGTCGGTCAAACTCGAAGGCCGCACCAAGAGTTCCGCCTATCTCGCGCAGGTGGTCGACGCCTACAAGACCGCGCTCACCGATATCACCAAGGGCGAATTCAAACCGGAAAAATATCTCTCGGAACTCGTCAACGCGGCATCGCGCCCGCTGACCACCGGATTTTTCGACCCGGACCGGCGCGGAGCCATTGCCCTGCCGCCGGACGAGTCCGAAAAACGCCCGGTTCTGGCGCGTGTCCTCGAACCCGTGGATGAAGGCAAATGGCTGGTCCAGACCAAGGCGCGCTGGACAACCGAACAGGACATCGAACTGCTCATCCCCGGTCTTGTGAGGCCGCGCATCTCGCCCGAGGACTACGGCGTGGAAAACGAACAGGGTGTCGGCCTCGACGTCTCGCACCCCGGACAGCGGGCAGTGCTCATCTGCGACCATCCCGAACTCAAACCCGGCATGTTCGTCCGCAAACCATGGGATTTGGACGATCTGGACTAG
- a CDS encoding tRNA-dihydrouridine synthase family protein: protein MTQTLTARLNRPLSIGGKPVANRLWLAPMAGLGHIAYREVLDDFGGCGLMFTEMCSARAVPTENRKTSPVFSWRDEELPRLVCQIAGATPEELIPAARRVEDEGFFGLDINMGCSVPGIVKRNAGAALLKEPDAALAAVEAVRNEISIPLFVKFRTGWSPDIAPAVELARQFESAGVDCLVFHPRVAPDKRTRPPVIENITAIKEAVSIPVFGNGDIVTPEDCLNMLESTGCDGVSVGRMAMARPWLFAEWTSDFEPDENIFRDYALRLADALDEHFDPIRALKRFKLFTVYFAANFTFGHSLQSKFLAAKSMDQMREAVHKHLRPGMQLAKRPNMNLYNT from the coding sequence ATGACACAAACACTCACAGCCCGCCTGAACCGGCCCCTGTCCATTGGCGGAAAGCCGGTCGCCAACCGGCTCTGGCTCGCGCCCATGGCAGGGCTGGGACATATCGCCTACCGCGAAGTGCTCGACGACTTCGGCGGCTGCGGCCTGATGTTCACGGAGATGTGCAGCGCACGGGCCGTGCCCACGGAAAACCGGAAGACGTCGCCCGTATTCAGTTGGCGGGACGAGGAACTGCCAAGGCTCGTCTGCCAGATCGCCGGGGCCACCCCCGAAGAACTCATTCCGGCAGCACGGCGGGTAGAAGACGAAGGCTTCTTCGGTCTCGACATCAACATGGGCTGTTCCGTGCCCGGTATCGTCAAAAGAAACGCAGGTGCTGCACTGCTCAAGGAACCGGACGCGGCACTGGCAGCAGTGGAAGCCGTGCGTAATGAGATTTCCATCCCGCTGTTCGTCAAATTCCGTACTGGCTGGTCCCCGGATATCGCCCCGGCAGTCGAACTGGCCCGACAATTCGAATCCGCGGGCGTCGACTGTCTGGTCTTTCACCCCCGCGTGGCCCCGGACAAACGAACCCGCCCGCCGGTCATCGAGAATATCACGGCCATCAAGGAAGCGGTCTCCATCCCGGTTTTCGGCAACGGAGACATCGTCACGCCCGAAGACTGCCTGAACATGTTGGAGTCCACAGGCTGCGACGGCGTGTCCGTGGGCCGGATGGCCATGGCCCGCCCGTGGCTCTTTGCCGAATGGACCAGCGACTTCGAACCCGACGAAAACATCTTTCGCGACTATGCCCTGCGCCTCGCCGACGCGCTGGACGAACACTTCGACCCCATCCGGGCACTCAAGCGGTTCAAGCTGTTCACGGTCTATTTTGCAGCCAACTTCACCTTCGGGCACAGCCTGCAATCCAAGTTCCTTGCCGCCAAATCCATGGATCAAATGCGCGAGGCCGTCCACAAGCACCTGCGCCCCGGCATGCAGCTCGCCAAACGCCCGAACATGAACCTCTACAACACATGA